A stretch of DNA from Kwoniella mangroviensis CBS 8507 chromosome 1 map unlocalized Ctg01, whole genome shotgun sequence:
atcAAAAAAAATCCATCTGTCGCCACTAACATTGTCTGTGCGCAGTTCCTCAAAGAAATGTCCGattcccctcctccccccgCATCGCGATCTGGCCGAAGTGCCGTCCCAGCTTCTGCCGGTCCTGCACCAGGTTATCGACCCATACATTCTCGAGCAGCATCAACACCCGTTGGACCATGGAGATCTGTacctacttcaccatcaagaCGAGAGAGAGATCCAGATGAACGGACACCTCTGACAAGAAGTTATTCCACTGCGGACATTGAGAACGCAGGTGAAAGTATGGAATATACCGGTTCAGGTCCCGTTGCAGGAGGAACCATAATGGGAATACATAATTTGGCTATTGTCTTTCCTCAATTTATCGTATgtccctcttccctctcagaTTGACGTTCCGGACTAGAGGCGAAGACGACTGCATTGAGGCTGATTGATGGTGTGTAGATCGCTGTGGTCGCTTCGGTGATATTCAAATTGGCAGATCAAGAACCCGAtatcataccttcttctggtggtggtgccgaaggtggaggaggtaagaaCGGTGTTGCTTGGGTATTGAGATTTGGTGGATTGATGGCTTTGGTAAGTTCAGACTTGCACTTTACACGATGTGTTGAATGTATAGCTTGATCTGACTTGGATAATGGGGATTCTTACAGGTCGGAGCACTTATCAGTCGTAAAGTACCACCAACAAAGACTGAAAAAGCtatgagaaggagattggcagagatgagagaagagagtGCGGAGTAGACAGATACCATGTATCGTGGGGAACAGTAAGTCTTTTGTGGGGTATAGTCGTatagaaggagaggagagcGGAATAGACACGACTAGGAAATGACAGGATCAAAAGGGATAGATATGAAAGGTGGTGTCACTTGCTTATCTAGGTGAATTGATGAGGGTCGTAAGACGAGGATGGATTGGCGATGGCGGATAGTCATTATTTGTAACATGAAATTAAACCATACCGCTTATTTGTCATAACgattcttcattctcttgtCATGCTCAATAAACAATGTCATTGATGAATTCAATAGTATCTGTATTCAGATTCGCTAGGGAATGAGCAGCGTCTGTCATCCTCTCCTTGTCTGCCTTGTCCAAGGAATTGATTCCTTCTTGaacaattcatcttcttgttgttccGGCTCTGATCTCACAAAAGCTCGTGATTGCAGATGAAATCAGCGTCAGAATAGAAAGGAGAAGCCCAAGGCAAGCGCCACCTGGAGGTTTAATCGTAAGTTTAGGTATGCCACGTTGAATGATCCCATAaaatatacagtatcattatcattcagGGTTCAACCACAGTACTCTGTGATTTGTTTGTATCTGTTTGTTGACAACCCCACGCGCTTGACTTTCTTCATGTCCACTTGACTGAAGTTTCGATTTTACTTCTGATCGTCATTTACTATCTCACAACCTTTCACTATATCACCACACAGCATTTTGGAAAGAGACCCAGCGAAAGAGGGAAGTAAAAAgtagaaagaaagatggcTCAGAGAcagggaagaaggtcatTGGGTCTAGCTCCTCTACCTGGACTACCTTGTAAAGGAGATGCAGGTCTGACGGAAGCTCAGAAGTTCGAAGATTGTCAGTTttttcttcccctctcgTAGATACAAGCTTAGCTGATCAGATGTTGTGACTCGGACAGTTCGTCGAAGACATAGTAAACAAAACAAAGATATAATCTTAGATAACGTTTCTCGAAAATCAATGATTAAAGGAttacaagatgatatcgCAGCTCTCCACACCGAATTGCTAGAAGTCAGGCAGGCCAATTTGATCTTACAagccaagatgaagaaagctcaAAGAGATGCGAATCAGAGTCTATTAGGTGGTAATGCATCGCAGATATACGAAGCTCTGAATACGCTCGTCTCGGCGTTTCCAGCATTGAAACAATTGAGAGATCACATCTCAACCACAACTTCCATCCAGGAaaatgaaggtgatggacATGGTatgagaaagggaaataGGAGTCTAGGGAATGATTGGGTGGTGGAAAATACGTATGCTACTCGACCCGCAGAGGTTGCTAGACAGAATCATGGATTGTGGTCGTTAGTGGAAGCTAgtgagaatggaagtgagagtgagagggaGCAGCAGGATACTAGGAAATCGAAAGTGAAACAGAAAGCGTTAGTAGTCCAATCAAACTCCCATTCTCTCATCGTCCACCAGTGTGAAAGTTCATCATCGCCCTTGAAGTTGTGTAAAACTGATGCAAAACATTTGCGATTTGCCAACAGTCGTCATACGGGTGTAGGATCGATAGCCACCTCACGTTCACCTCGACGGTCCACTCAAAGTCCCATAGTGACATATGTCGAAATCAACTCTCCATCACCCTCATCGTCTAGAAACTCCGTATCGCCTAGTCCCAGAAAGGCCAAGCAGCATATTGTCGGAGAGAAGAAACAGCGTAGGAGACGAGAAAGCGGATTAATCACCATCCCaccgaaatcaccttcaccgtCGCTGTCACCCAATATACTTGTGCATGAAGACGTGGGAGAAGCATcggaatgggaagaaggtaaagcgATGGAGCTATCGCTCTCTGATACCAACCTTACCGAAGATATCCCAATGCCTCAAGATATACTCAATTCGGCTCCAAGCGCAACTGGTTCTGGGTCTGGCTCGACGGAGGTAGAGTTGATGGATACTATAAGGGAAGTGAGCAGTTCAGATAGTGAGTTGACCTGAATTTGTATCCGTTTATTtattgaagaggatttgacAATAAACTGACTATACCATGATGAAAGCAGGCGGTTCAGGTTCCTCCTCGTCTCGTCAAGAACCTTCGACTGGCTTACCTTTATCTTCAAAAGAGTTGGGTAACgtacaagaagaaggaggtatagggagaggaagaagatccagatctGGTGTGAACTATAAAGAACCAAGTTTGAGCAAGTGAGTTCCAACCTATTTTAGGATGTTCGGCTCTCTTGTCAGTTACAGCACtccttctgatgatgatggctgatgagTGCATGGATCTCATGAATAGGAAAATGCGTAAACCAGATGGAATATCCACCGAAGAAGTCTTGTTATCCACCAACAAACCGCCATCACGTAAATCACTCATACCGAATCCAAATCCTAcatttcctccttctctcacTTCGTCTCTTTCACCCCGTACACCACGGAgaaaaccttcttcttcgtcatcggcATCGATGTCGGAATCTCCTTTATCACCTATACCGGCATCTTATGAAGATATTCCCATTATTGACTCTAGAAATACGTTGAGCCTGGCTAAACAAAACGGCATGAGAAGGAAATCTGCATTACCTAATCCCGCTAATCAGAAAGTACCCATAGAAGGAGAAattggagatgaagagaatgatgtggatgatttggttgatCCGCAACATGGGTCCGAGttgggattgggatatcaagatgatttggataaGGTTCAACTCCGAACCGAGAAATTGATACTGAGCAGTCCATCTAAACTCAAAGCATCGTCAAaatcaacgaagaagaacgcTCAAAAAGATATACCGCCTCCAAATCTACCGAACTCAGCAGACGATAATCTACCATTACCGAAACGAACTTCCTCGTTATCGAGTACGAGTAGATCAACATCTTTCAGACCTACTTCTGCAACTATCGCTTCCAAGACCTCTTCCGGATTAGGTCTAGGTAGACCTATCATGCCTTCTTCCACTACTGGCTCAAATATCGCAGGACACCGAAATATCACACCTATGCCTACGTCCCATGCTAGACTTCCAGTAAATTCGAGTAGTAGGAAGACGGAACAGGAGATTCAAGTTTTGGCTGAAGGTGATAATGTTAACATccctaccaccaccacaacaacaacgaccGGGAAGGTTTCAGGAGGGGAAACGTTGAGTAAGAGAGGTACGATGTCAACcacgagaagaaggattagcGCAGCTGTATAATTTAATTTCTTCAGTCTTATGATTTTGGGCAGATTTTGGGATATCACTGGGTTTCTTTTCCTGCTTCTTTCTGGTTTATCTTTGACTTCGAAAGGCATATACTTGCATCTGATCTCTTCGTCGTATTTGTCATTCAGTCGATTATCATAGATCAAtattgatatggtatgaaAATCTTATAATCATCATGCTATCATGAAAGAAAGTTTCTCCGACCCTGTTGAGACTCAGTATGCAGATAcatcgtatcgtatcgttGACGAAAAAGGAAATACAAAAGTATAGACAGATGAAAAAGATGTATAATGAATATAGCACAACATGGTCGATTACCCCATCCCTCTTCGCCAGTTCCCCTCATGATCTTCTGTGAATGGAACCTAACGACGTCCAGTCTCATCCAGGATGGTCTTGTTGAACTCTTCCAATGGGATCAAATCTTTCTCAGAGAGAAGTTGGAACTGATTATCACAAGTGCATTTGCAGATGAGCATATCATTCGCCTAATCGCATTTCATATCTAAATgtgtcactcacctcatcaacaaataATAAGAAATGTCTATAATTCGTATTCAGATGAGCTTTCCATAAAAATCATATCAGTGAAGTCCTCTCTCAAAAATAGATGATTCAATCCGCTCCTCATGGGTCCTACATCTATCAAGCATtgagactcaccttcgataCCCAAAGCGCAAACCTGATCGAAGTGACTATGATAGATATGGGCATACACCCTGAACAACCTCCTCAAGATGGTTTTGGCAGTATTCATAAAAGTAGGTGGGAATCGTTTACCGATCTGTTGAGGGAAATGTTTCTCATCGTCCAAAATCGATTGAGTCCATGTCATCAATGCTTCTACATAGGCAGGTGCAGAAAGGTGCGTAGGTTTTTTGCTATAATTAATAATCCCGTCAGGAGCGGTAATCAGCTTTGGTGACGCTTAAAGTTGTTTCACAGGGGGGGAAGCTGATGAAAATACAGTGTACCCACTAATTTTCCCCATCTTCCCAGAAATACTCGTACCTATGAAGACCTGATCAGCTGTAACTGCTCATGCGTCGAAtaaatatcagctgatggtaGGTATACTCACTTCGGACCAGCATTCATGATTGGACACTATATGTACATAAAAATTAGCTGACTAATCTCATACTCCTTCGGAAGTGAGGCTGGGCcgtcagctcacctcggTAGGTGTACAAAATTCAGATATGGTACCATACAACATATTCACATGATTGAAGAAATCGACCACTGAATCAAGTGAAATGATTTTCAGTAAGGTAATATTAGCTGATTCGACCATTTACAGTGGGTCTTTGGTGCCAGATAATGATACACTTACCGTGCACAGCTATCCATTCTTGtagatcttcaccttctggTAATTGAACTGCTGTTCTCAAATTACCTGATCCCTAAGTAGTTCAAGCAATTATTCATTAACTTAGCTCTTTGATTCCCGCTCATTTAGGACATGGTCCAACAAGATATGAAACCAGTCACATTCTTCACTCCTTataagagaggaaggaaggaaggaagggaagaagggaagaagttgaaacCACCCACCAAAGTCTGTTGAGCATATTGCTTCAATTGCCACTGCTTCGTTCCCTCGGGTACTTTCTTTGGTTTGAAAGCTGTTCATGGCAATAATCAGCTCCGCCTCGAACACTCCCTTCATCTATGCTATCAAGTGTATGCTAGATGAAAGGGGGGGGGGGGCAAAAAAGAGGAGCTGATTTTGTAAGAGATGAATCCACTCACTTCTGGATTGATTACCTTTcctgaaagatgaaaagtgTCAGCTGTCTTCGCTTTATTGGGAGATTTCGACGTGACTCACAGGTTGAATAGAGTAGACATTGTTCTCTGAAGCTTGTGTAATCTggtgatgatttggctgGGATAgatcagaagaggaagaagaaggaggaggacgGGTGGTTCGTTGTAGATATCAGTATTCTTGTTGATGGTGGTTCAACCTGGTTTtgatttcatcatccatctgaaACTGAAACTGAAATTCACAACTGTTACGCGACGCGACACACACCACACAACGCTCGAGCCTACCCCGTTTAAATTACCACTCTGAGTAATTGTGAATGGATGACTggatcaatccaatcaatcatcaatcatgCTTCCTTCTACCTCCACCTCtgatgtccatgtccatctcCACGACTGAACGATGGATGACACGTTGAGAGATCAACAACCATCacttgttctttctcttccctctatCTTCTTGACGGGTATGTCATAGCACAATGGGCACTTCAGCCTACGTCGCAATCGCCTTCTTACCCCTCATAATCCTCCTCGCGCCGTACTACATCGAGCCATACCAACTATGGGACCCCATAGCCCTCAACGATAAAGTGGAAGGGCAGAGACAGACCAAATGGTGTAATATGGGATGGTGGGAGGTGAGTAGGGAATGATAGCTTTCAACTCCTCCTCGTAGAAGTAGCTATCTTTTACAATACTGCCCTCACTGAATCAATATATTTCACAACATCGCAGGACACCAACTCTTTCCCTTTGGCTGCTAGTGCCCTCGCTCAGAAATTGATAGATTTCGCTGTAGAGGGTGGGTATGCAGGTGGAGGCAATGTCCTAGGTAGGTCTCCGGCAGTTGCTCCCCTTGCTTGCTGACCACCTACTGATAATGTACTTTACAGATATAGGACACGGTGCAGGTGAATCGTTATGTAAGAAATCCTTTATTCAGCTAGTTTTCACTGAAAGCTCCTCCAGCTGATTATACCCCTATCGAAGTATTACATCTCAATTCATCGGCTCCACCCAGCCACCTCCACGGCTTgacatccctttcatccGACACCAGATATGCTCAAAGCCTCTTAGACCGATACACTCCTGAAAAAGCTATATCAACCAATATCGAGCTATACACCGCCTCAGCTCAATTTAACCCTACAAAAGACCTCAACCATCCTCTGAATGGTATGAAGGGGTTTATGGGCGAAAAGAAACGAGATCTAGCTtattctgatgatgatgatctactcGATGAGACGGACCTCGACCTAATTCAAGCCcaaagtcaaggtcaattgACATTAAGTGATGAAGCACCTCCGCCATACGATCTGATTTATATATTAGATTCGATATATCATTATCCACCTTCCCTTATACCCTTCCTTCAAACGCTCAAACCTGTCTtgaggaaagataaaggtatAGTGGTTTATACAGatatacttcctcctccaaagGGGCTGTCGAGGTGGAAGTCTTGGTTTGTATCTTACATCTTATCCGTCCCACTACCCAATCTTGCTGATCGTCCTGCGAGCTTGGAGGAGTATAAAGGGTtgttggagaaagaaggatggaaagatgtgGCAATCAAAGATTGGAGCAAGGGAGTCTGGGAAGGATTCTCAAAGAATCTCGtaggtagaggtggaagatgggagAAAGTGGGAAGGGCGGTCGAAAGAGTTGAAAAGCAAGGTTGGAGATTTGTAGCTGTCAGAGCGAAGAAGGTACGATAAACAATGTCACGTCGTACAGATTTTGGTAAAATAGGCAGATGTAAGTCGTAGAATTGAATATCGAAataatgcatatatacaaagTACAAATAACATACTATGCGATGGCGCCAATTAGCTATGAAGACATCATcaattgatggatgattcggtatgatgaaatgatgaaatgatgataatatgACAACGTTGAGAGCTCTCGCTCTGAAATCTCTTCTCGGTATTGTTTGAGAACCCTCGTGCTTTACTCCACCTCGATAGCATTATCTCTCCCACGtcccttcccttcatcctgttctttcctcttcctatcccTCTCTATAATCTcttttctcaacctctcaaatTCACTTTTCTTGTCTTTCGCATACTTCTGCAATCCATCTTTACTTCCTAAttggttgatcatctcatctttccccCTCTCCTTATCCCTCTTTTTGGAATTCTCCATATCTGACAATTTCGCTCTTAACGCTGATAGGGAGGATGGATGTGAGGTATCGAGATTCGAGTTGAAGAGGATTATCCATTCTTGTACTCTACTTATCAATGTCGCTTTATCTCCCGTTGCAGGTAAGGAATAATCCTGTCAGGAATAGGGCGTCAGCTGATTCTCGAAGGCTATTGGACATCTCCTGTGTGTAGTTCAACTACTCACAGAGAGGATTGATCGTAATTCTGCCGGTGTAGCTAATGCATAATTCGGTTTAATTATTCGTTTCATTTCGACTCTGTTGCAAAATATCAGCTAATTCTCTTTGGTCTTGCTCTCTTTGGTCTTGCTCGCTTAGCTGTTTCGTCGCAGAATGACAACGTACTCTTTATCTTTGTTCTTTCCTCCTGGAGCTTGACCCGAGAagaccttcttccaatctgcTTTTTGATTCCCTTTTCTAGcaccattaccattgatTTTCCCTTTCGGTGGCGGGCATCCCTTTTCGATATGTAGTGGTATCGAGGATATTGGTAAAGTAGCTTGGCATATTGGACAAGGGGCTTCATCTATGTGATTCAGctcattcatcagcttcaataTTCACAAATGACCTGGAAtaaacaagctgatcattgtaGAGGTGCAAGGAGATCAATGCACCATTCTCAGTCAACTCCTgcacatcatcttcctcttcttctccctccccATTCTGCCTTTCTTCAGCATCGCTATCATTGGATCTTCGTGATTTAGTTGGACTCTGTGATCGACTTCCACTCGCTTCTCTACTCGAATTCGGCTTGAGACGCTTCGTACCGGACAAAGATGAAGGTTTCGAATTCGGTTCTTGAGCTGGACGTTTCTTCGATGTTTGAGCTTGTGGTGGTGGCTTTGCCAAGTCGTAGATCGTTGGTCTATTTCAAATATTCATCAGACGTTATCTTGCTCAGACGAGGATATACGAGTAGCTGACCTTGATTCTTCCCATGCGTCCGTTATCTCCTCCAAAGCTCTATTTCTCCTTATCTGACCTTCTGAAGCGGGTTCATTACATGATGGACATTTCTTCATCACGTCCAGAGACGACCTTATGCACTGTAAGTGATATATTAGTCGACTATCAGATCTGCTACTCTGAGAGGTTCTCTCTCAAGATTCAGCAGATGAGCACTCACTGAGGAACAGAATGAATGTCCACATCCTATCGATACAGGAGCTTGAAATGGTTCTTTACAGATTTGACAAATTACCGAACGATCTAGTCTACGTAGCTGAGGATAGTTCGATGGAAATGGAGGGGGTTCGTCCATTGacgagaggagaggatgggatgacATGTCCATCTTGACGATGGTGGATCGTTGATCTAATggtcaagaggaggaaggaagagaaggaagatgaattatCAATCTGATCGATTAATGTGTTCTCGTAATGTTTTTCGTTTTCTGTTTTCACTCATAAATACACTCATACGCGTCAGTCAAAAACAAATGTACACCTCTAACTAGAACACGTGTCTTCACTTTCCCACGGTATCGCTTCAGGCATACGTCGGTTAATTTAGATaccaaagtggaggatgttTACTTGAAATTTCAGTGAgttgttcttcctcttctttctatCGCAGGATACCAAGTATACTCGCAGTATACAAGGGGGAAAGAGAGACGGGAAGATATGGGTAAGCCGCTGAACCATTCTTTCGCCGAAGAAATGTAAGAAGCTTATGATCCTCGACATCCGAATAGCTGGCACTATATCCCTCTTCGCGgctttattcttcttcatcctctatGTGGTCGTTTGGTCGTTATGCCTGCTCGGATGGAGAACAGCGTGAGTGGCTTTTTACACAGCGTAGGAATAATACTGATATAATTCTTTCAGCCGCATACGATATGCTCATCCTACTCTGCCTTCTCGAATATCCTCgctctctccttcttccgctCCTGGAGCAACGATCATCCGACCATTATGTGGGTTGGACCAAAACCTGTATAATACCTTGGAGAGCTGTATGAAGCTTGATTATCCCAAATTCGAAGTGATATTTGCACTTCAGGACGAAAATGATGAAGCGTTACCTGTAGTCAGGATGATCATGGAGAAGTATCCCGAAGTCAATGCTAGGATCATTATAGGTGAGTAAGCTATTGTATTCCCACATATAGCAGAGTCAGCTTATACATCACTTTCTACCGAATAGACAGTACCAAAATTGGAGTCAATCCCAAAgtcaacaaccttcttcgtccCTTCCAAGAAGCAAGCTACGATCTCTTATGGGTGATAGATTCGACCATATCGGTCACGCCAGGTACACTGGGTAGAGCAGTCGAAGCGTTCTTATCCAATCGTACGCCCTATTCAGCACCAGATGATCCTGAGTCCTCACCACTCATGTCTATCGCAGATGACGTGAGAAAACCACCCATGGCAGGTGAGGTAGGATTAGTGCATCAAGTCCCCATCGCACTATGTTATCAGAAGACATGGGGAAGTCTGATCGAACAAGCTTATCTGAACACCACGCATGCCAAGATGTACCTTGCTATTGTTAGTAGATCGTCAGCTACACCTTGATGGAAATTACCGGAACGAGCTGACTTACCACTCCGACTCATAGAACGCTGTAGCAGTCGATTCATGCGTCGTTGGAAAATCCAATTTATACTCCCGAAGTTCGATATCTCAACTTAccacaccttcaccctctcttcgtcaactACCAAATCCTCCTACAGGTCTAGCAGGATACAGCTCTTTTTTGGCTGAGGATAATATGATAGCTCTCGGTCTATGGCATCAACTTAACCTTAAACACGCTATGACCTCCGACGTTGCATTGGACTTCCTTGGTGCCTTGTCAGTGAAAGACTACATAGATAGGAGAGTAAGGTGGTTAAGGGTtaggaagaagatgacacCGATAATTGCAACATTGTTAGAACCATTTACGGAATCGCTAGTAGCTGGATTATACGGTTCATGGGCTATACAACGATTACTCGGTGCCAATATACCTGCTTTATTCCTTGTACACTTATTTAcatggttgatggtggattTGTCGACTAGGCGATCTTTAGAGACTAATATCAGATCTTTGaaaccaccttcctcacAGGGTGTGTTTTTGTTAGCGTGGTTGGCGAGAGAGTGTTTGGCATTGCCTATCTGGTTGTTGGCTATGACTAGTGATGTGGTGGTGtggagaggaaggaagtacAAAATCGTTTCGTCAGGTGAGAAAATCAGTTACATCAATTTGTCCAAATCATTAACTGATGAAATATTTACATATTTATGACGATGTTTATAGGTGAGGCTATACGGTTGGATGAGGATCGATAGATTAGGTTGAGGATTGAACCATATTTCGGGGGATACCGCATGCATGAAGTATGATTCCTTCTGCGCATAGCGTGAAAGAGTCTTACGAGGCAAAACAATATCAGAATTTCTTTAAAGAAGGTTCACAAGACTTGTGCCAGGATAAGTCAACCTTAATTCACTGAAATATTACTGGACGGCAAGCAGAGTACGTACACCAGATGATGGAAGCTTTTGCCGAACGGTATGATCATGCCTCTCAACTCTGACGATAACTCACATACATGACATATATAAGGATGAGTCTTCTTTTACGATTTACTTTttctacttcatcttcctttcctgCTTGTTCAACCACATAAAAACACTTCAATACAACATAACAACCAAACAATAACAATTAACAAGATGTTACGTCTTCTCAAATCACCTCAAGTCTTGAGATCCAGCTTCTCCAAGACTCCTATCCAAAGAGTCTCCAGACGAGTAAGTTACCTCTCTTCAATGGAGTCCCATGATTCAAAGATGAATGGTCATACTGATCTGTTGAGCAGGCTCATCATACTTCTGGTTCTGGTGCTCCTAAACCATCACCCACCTCCAGCAATTCCAGCCCAAGTTCCGATCACATGGGCTTCTTGTTCGTAGGCTTAACTGGGGGCTTGGTCATTAACTGGCTCATGAATCGTCATTCCGATGAGGTAATTCGATGCGATAAGGAGAAATTGGCAGAAAAGGACTGGAGACGAGACGTTTTGTGTGAACTGAAAGCCCTcaatgagaagaagaatattGGTGGTGTGAGTGGAATTTTAGGTGAAGGTCATCAACAAAGGTTTCATCTCAAATAGGACATGTGAATGCGAATTTTGTACATTAAATAAATGATAGGAGATGTATTTGATACTGCTCTTGATTCTGATCAGTCTATATGCTATTCCTATATGTGAATGAGTTATTCTCGGTGTATACAGCTCAGACCACAGTACGATGCTCTCCTTAAATTCGTTCGTACGGGAGCATTGCCATTTCAATGcctacatcttcctctctatGAGTGGCGGGAATTCTGAACTTATACCACGGAGTCATTGCTGCTGACCATTGTGAGCGACAAAAGAAGTACCTAAGCCCTTTCCTCTAAATAAGGTTGGTATCACTTAAGGTTGACAAGAAGCCGATGGTCATATTAATCGTCATTGCTATTGCATCCCCGGTTGCCAGATTGACGATAAAATCCCATGAGTTTTCTagcttctccatcttctcttcgttcacTTCCCAAGCTCGATAAGATACCAACAATAATCACTCAACTGTTATACATCAGAGAACatataccaatcatccaaACATGTTCAAAATCACCAGACATTCACCTATTTTCCGCTCTATGCTCGGCCGAACCAGCCCAGTCATCGCAAAGACAGTGAGTTGCTCGAATCTCCTCTTGAACTCATAACTCACCCGTACTTCTGGATGTTTAGCTGGCTTACACGCGAGCATATTGGATGGCCCCTACAAAGGTTCCAAGACTCCATTACCTGTGTACGCACTTGGAAGCCTTCTGCTACGGTGGGATCGTTATGGGTTTATACCAGGTGAAGTTGAGACTGGATGACATTCTGGAACAAACGAGtcaggtg
This window harbors:
- a CDS encoding DNA repair protein rad18, which gives rise to MDMSSHPLLSSMDEPPPFPSNYPQLRRLDRSVICQICKEPFQAPVSIGCGHSFCSSCIRSSLDVMKKCPSCNEPASEGQIRRNRALEEITDAWEESRPTIYDLAKPPPQAQTSKKRPAQEPNSKPSSLSGTKRLKPNSSREASGSRSQSPTKSRRSNDSDAEERQNGEGEEEEDDVQELTENDEAPCPICQATLPISSIPLHIEKGCPPPKGKINGNGARKGNQKADWKKVFSGQAPGGKNKDKEVEMKRIIKPNYALATPAELRSILSDYSLPATGDKATLISRVQEWIILFNSNLDTSHPSSLSALRAKLSDMENSKKRDKERGKDEMINQLGSKDGLQKYAKDKKSEFERLRKEIIERDRKRKEQDEGKGRGRDNAIEVE